The sequence TTCGACGCCGAGCGCCTGATGGCCGAGATGGACCGGCACGGCGTGACCACCTTCTGCGCCCCGCCCACCGTGTGGCGGATGCTGATCCAGTCCGACCTCACCAAGCTGGCCCGGCCCCCGCGCGAGGCCGTCGCCGCCGGGGAACCGCTCAATCCGGAGGTCATCGAGCGGGTCCGTGCGGCCTGGGGCGTCACCATCCGTGACGGCTTCGGCCAGACCGAGACCACCCTCCAGGTCGGGAACTTCCCCGGCGTGCCCGTCAAGCCCGGCTCCATGGGCCGGCCGGCACCCGGCTACGAGATCGTCCTGCTGGACCCGGTCACGGGCAAGGAGTCCGCCGACGAGGGGGAGCTCTGCGTGGACCTGCGCACCCGGCCCGCCGGGGTGACGACCGGCTACCGCGACGACCCCGAGCGCACGGCCGAGGCCATGGCCGACGGGCTCTACCGCACCGGTGACATCGCCGCGCGGGACGCCGACGGGTACCTCACCTACGTCGGGCGCTCCGACGACGTCTTCAAGGCCTCGGACTACAAGATCAGCCCGTTCGAGCTGGAGAGCGCCCTGCTGGAGCACGAGGCGGTGGCCGAGGCCGCCGTCGTCCCGGCCCCGGACGCGCTGCGGCTCGCGGTCCCGAAGGCGTACGTCACCCTCGCGGGCGGCTGGGAGCCCGGGCCGGAGACGGCCCGGGTGCTGTTCGAGCACTCCCGCGCGGTGCTGTCCCCGTACAAGCGGATCCGCCGCATCGAGTTCGCCGAGCTCCCGAAGACCGTGTCCGGCAAGATCCGCCGGGTGGAGCTGCGGGAGCTCACCGCGGCCGGGTCGGCGGGGGAGTACGACGAGGCCGACCTGGACTGAGCGGGCCGGGCAGGGTGGGGCCGGCTAGCCGTGCGGGCTGCCGGCGCCCGCCTCCCCGCAGGGCGTTACGCGGGCAGGTGCGCCTCGATCGCGGCGATGACCTCGGGCGCCTCGGGCTCGGTGCGCGGGCGGAAGCGCGCCACGACCTCGCCGGCGGGGGAGATCAGGAACTTCTCGAAGTTCCACTGGATGTCCCCGGCCGCGCCCTCCGCGTCCGGGGTCTTCACCAGCTCCTCGTAGAGCGGGTGCCGGTTCTCGCCGTTGACCTCGGACTTCTCCAGCATCGGGAAGGTGACGCCGAAACCGGCCGCGCAGAAGGTCTGGATGTCCTCGGCGCTGCCCGGCTCCTGCTCACCGAACTGGTTGCAGGGCACGCCGATGACCGTGAAGCCCTTCGCCTCGTACGCGAACTGCAGGCGGGCCAGTCCCGAGTACTGCGGGGTGAGACCGCACTGCGAGGCGGTGTTCACCAGGAGGATCGCCTTGCCCTTGTGGGCGGCCAGGCTGGTGGGCTCGTCGGACAGGGTGGTCAGCGGGATGTCGTACAGGCTCATCGGGCTCTCCTGGGCAGGAAGTAGGCAATGCCCACGAGCTTAGGGGGTAGCTTGCCGATCCCGCCGGGTCCTCCCGTTCCGCGACGCCCTACGCGTCCGGGCCGACCAGCGCGTCCGCCGGGTCGTTGACCGGCTGCGGCATGCCCGTCAGATCCATGACGAAGAGCGGTATCCCGAGATCGTCCGCGCGGGCCCGGGCGTCCTCCGTGTAGCCCGCGAGCGCGAAGTAGACGCTGGTCGCGGAGGCCGTGAGCCCGTTCAGCCAGACGCACTCCACCGCCCGCAGCCCGGCCGGCGCCGTGGTCGGGTCCACCTGGGCGACCAGGCCCGGAGCCCGCAGGTCCACGGTCGCCGCGGGAATCGGGCGTCCGTCGGGCTGCCGCACGTCCCGGAAGCCGAGCCAGCGCAGGTACAGCGCGGCCGTGGCCACCGCGTCGCGGGCCGTACGGATGGTCACCGGCCGGAACGCGGGGCGCGGCACCGGTGGGGCCGGCGGCGGCGGAATGTGCGCCGGGCGCCCGTCGGCGGCTCCGCCGGTGTGCCCGCCCGCCGGACCGCCCGCCGGCCCGGGCCAGGTGCTGTCCGGATCCGGCCGGGCGGCCGCCGGGGACGCGCCGGCCGGACCGACCGGGGTCCCCGTCCCCTCCGGCGGATGCACCGGAATGAGAACCACCGTCCCGCACGAGCCGCAGCCCAGCTCGGGATGCGGCCACTCGCTCTCCCGCCCGCAGGTCGTGCAGCGCACCGTCACCCAGGTGTCCGACCACGTCCGGTGGGTCAGCGGAATCGGCGGCGCCGACAGGTCCAGCGGGGGATGGACCGGGCTTCCGCACGCGCAGGGGAAGACCGGGGCGGTGTAGCCGTTCTCGCGCAGGCACGCCGGGCAGCGCACCGGTACCGCTTCCGCCATGAGACCTGGACCCCCTCCGTCGCTGTGCGTAGGTCCATGCTCCACCACCGGCGACCGCCGGGGGGAGCCCGCACGCCTTTTCCGGGGGTTTCCCGCCGACGGATCAGTGATTTGTACAAGTCGGCGACCGACTTGCGGCTTTTGGTGTCTTCCGGGGTCCCTCACCGCCTTGACGTCGCAGGAGTCGCCGCTTAGCTTGTTCCGTATAGCAGAACAAAACTTCCGGATTACGGAAAAGCCTGACCGCCAGACCCGCAGGAGAACTCGATGCCTCGTATGACAGCCGCCGCCGCTGCAGTGGAGATCCTCAAGCTCGAGGGTGTCGAACAAGCGTTCGGCGTCCCCGGTGCTGCGATCAACCCGTTCTACCGCGAGCTCAAGAACGTGGGCGGCATCGCGCACACCCTCGCCCGCCACGTCGAGGGCGCTTCGCACATGGCCGAGGGCTACACGCGTGCCAAGGCGGGCAACATCGGTGTCTGCATCGGTACTTCGGGCCCGGCCGGCACGGACATGATCACCGGCCTGTACTCGGCGATCGCGGACTCGATCCCGATCCTCTGCATCACCGGTCAGGCCCCGGTCTCGAAGCTCCACAAGGAGGACTTCCAGGCCGTCGACATCGCCTCGATCGCCAAGCCGGTCACCAAGAAGGCCACGACCGTCCTGGAGGCCGCGCAGGTCCCGGGCGTGTTCCAGGAGGCCTTCCACCTGATGCGCTCCGGCCGTCCGGGCCCGGTCCTGATCGACCTCCCGATCGACGTCCAGCTGACCGAGATCGAGTTCGACCCGGAGACCTACTCCCCGCTGCCGGTCTACAAGCCGCAGGCCACCCGCGCCCAGGCCGCGAAGGCCCTGCAGTTCCTGCTGGAGTCCGAGCGCCCGCTGATCGTCGCCGGTGGCGGCATCATCAACGCCGACGCCTCCGACCTGCTGGTCGAGTTCGCCGAGCTGGTGAACGTCCCCGTCATCTCCACCCTCATGGGCTGGGGCACCATCCCGGACGACCACGAGCTGGCCGCCGGCATGGTCGGTGTGCAGACCGCGCACCGCTACGGCAACGCGACGTTCCTGGAGTCGGACTTCGTCTTCGGCATCGGCAACCGCTGGGCCAACCGTCACACCGGTTACAACCTGGACGCCTACACCAAGGGCCGTAAGTTCGTCCACGTCGACATCGAGCCCACCCAGCTCGGCAAGATCTTCGCCCCGGACTTCGGCATCGCCTCCGACGCCAAGGCCGCGCTGGAGCTCTTCATCGAGATCGCCAAGGAGCTCAAGGCCGAGGGCAAGCTGCCGGACTTCTCCGCCTGGACCGCCTCGGCGCAGGACCGCAAGGCGACCCTGCAGCGCCGTACGCACTTCGACAACATCCCCCTGAAGCCGCAGCGCGTCTACGAGGAGATGAACAAGGCGTTCGGTCCCGAGACCCGCTACGTCACCACCATCGGCCTCTCCCAGATCGCGGCGGCGCAGTTCCTGCACGTCTACCGCCCGCGCAACTGGATCAACTGCGGCCAGGCCGGCCCCCTCGGCTGGACCATCCCGGCCGCCATCGGTGCCGCCACCGCGGAGCCGGAGACCCCGATCGTCGCGCTGTCCGGCGACTACGACTTCCAGTTCATGATCGAGGAGCTGGCGGTCGCCGCCCAGCACAAGGTCCCCTACGTCCACGTCCTCGTGAACAACGCCTACCTGGGTCTGATCCGTCAGGCGCAGGGTGGCCTCGGCATCAACTTCGAGGTCAACCTCGAGTTCGAGAACATCAACACGCCCGAGCTGGGTGTCTACGGTGTCGACCACGTCAAGGTCGCCGAGGGCCTGGGCGTCAAGGCCATCCGCGTCACCGACCCGGACAAGCTGGGCGAGGCCTTCGAGGAGGCCAAGAAGCTGGCCCAGGAGTTCCAGGTCCCGGTCGTCGTCGAGGCCATCCTGGAGCGCATCACCAACATCGCGATGAGCAAGACGGTCGACATGAGCGACGTCACCGAGTTCGAAGAGCTCGCGACCGAGCCGGGCCACGCCCCGACCGCGATCAAGGCCCTGCAGGTCTGATCCGCGACAGCGCCGGAACGACGCGGCCCCCGTTCCTCCTTCCGGAGGGGCGGGGGCCGTTCGCGTGATGCGCGACGAGGCCCGGGGCGCCTACGAGGCCCTCAGGGCGCCTGCGGGAACCGGACGGGTACGGCGATCAGCGTCGCGGTGCCGTCCGCCGCGGTGACGACGAACTCCACCGGCGCGTCGGGGGCGTCGGTCCGCGGCCTCGCGCCATCACCCCACGGCAGCACCTCCATGACCTCGTAGGCCGTCGCGAAGGGCGTGTACCGCGGCTCGTCGGCCGTGAGGAGGGCGCCGCCACCGTGAAGGAGTCCGCCGGCGACATCCTCGGCGACCTCGGCCACCAGACCCGCGTCGACCACGGCCGGGTCCGGCACGTACACGTAGCGGCCCAGGGGACGCACGGACGGCTCGGGCAGGCCGCGCGCGGTGAGCGAGGCACCGGCGGGCAGCAGGGTGGCCTTGCGTACGGTGACCGCCGCCTCCCGTCCCCATTCACCCAGTCCCCACCACAGGACCAGCTCCTGGGAGACCCCGTCGTAGGAGATCCACTCCGCCTCGTCGGGACGGCCCGGATCCGGTACCACGCCGGGCCCGAGGCCGGGTGCGAGCCGGATCCAGCCACCGCCGGTCGTGCGTACCCGCTCCAGGGCCCAGGAGAGCGACGGACCGTACGACTCGGGGTCGTGGCTCCCGTCGGGCCCGGGACGCCGCATCAGGTCGATGAAGACGGCCTCGCTCTGGCTGTCGTACGAGGTGACGTCCTCGTGGTGGGGGAACAGCATCGGCGATCGCATCGCCCGCGCGTTGGCGTCGGCGATCTCGACGGCCGGCGGATCGGCGTCGACGCCCGTGGTGTGGTGCGACCGGCTGAGCACCAGGGCGTCGGCGCCGCTGCCCAGACCCATCGCGTCGATCAGCACCACGCCGATCTCGTGCAGGACGCGGTCCAGCTTGTACTCGGCCACCGCCAGGTGGGAGGAGAGCTCGACGAGGTCCGGGGTGAAGTACATGTGGGGGCCGAACTCCCCGAAGTACGCGGCCGCCCGCCCCCGCAACCGGACCTGCTCCTCGGCCGCCGCCACCAGCGCGGGGCTGCTCTGCCACAGATCGGCCGTCGCCGCGCACCTCGACGCTCGGCCCGGGCCGGCGTCCTCCAGGGCCGCCAACAGGCTCTGCCCCTCGTCCGACAGCAGGGCGCGGAACGTTCGAAGATCCATTCGGCCATCCAACCAGGGCCCGCGCACACCGGAAGACCCGGGCCCCGACCCGCCCGCCGAAGGGCGCGGCGCGTCCGTTCGGGGCTCCGCCCGCGTGCGTCGGCAGCCACCCGCCGGGGCGGAGCGGCCCGGCGCAGCACACTGGCCGGGCCCTCGCAGCCGCTGCGAAGGGCCGGTGGAGAGCGAGGTGGGCCGGGTGACGCGGGCTTCGGCGGGCGGACAGGGCGGGCAGGGTGGCAGCACCGGTGAGAGGGGTGGCGACAACGCGGACGTCGAACTCGGTGGCTACCGGCAGGAGCTGAAGCGCACGCTGGGCTCCTTCCAGGTGTTCGCGATCTCCTTCGCCTTCATCTCGGTGGCGGTCGGCGTCTTCGCGACCTACGACGAAGTGCTGCGCAGCTCCGGGCCGGTGGGCATCTGGCTCTGGCCGATCGCCGCCGTGGGGCAGACCCTGGTGGCGCTGGTCGTCGCCCAGTTCGCGGCCCGCATCCCGCTCAGCGGCTCCTCGTACCAATGGGCCTCCCGGCTGGCCGGCCCGCGGATCGGCTGGTGGTTCGGCTGGCTGACCTTCTGTTATCTGGCGATCGCCGTCGTGGCCATCGACAACGCGCTCGCGAGCCAGGCGTTCATGCCGCTCGTCGGCATCGCGCCGGACGAGGGCACCGCACGGGTGATCACCCTGGTGGTGCTGCTGATCCAGGCCGTGCTCGCCATCGCCTCGACGCGCCTGGTCGGCTGGATCAACTCGGCCGCGGTGGGGCTCGAAGTGGTGCTCGTCGTCGTGGTGGCGATCGCCCTCGCCATCGCCGTGGCGGTCACGGGCGGCTCGGACGCGGGCAACCTCACCTCGCGCGGCGTCGCCGCCCACGCGCCCGACTACTTCGGCATCGGCGGCGGACTGATGCTGGCGATGATCATGGGTCTCGCCACCCTCGTGGGCTTCGACTCCGCGGCGAACCTGGCCGAGGAGGCCAAGGACCCCCATCGCAGCGTGCCCCGCGCGATCGTGGGGTCCGTCGTCGCCGCGGGGATCCTCGGCATGGTCTTCCTGATCACGCTCACCCTCGCGATCGAGGACCTCCCGCGGATCAGCGCCGAGGGCTCGCCGGTCGCGGCGATCATGCGCGACCGCCTCGGCGCGGTCGCCGAGCAGGTGCTCCTCGTCGCGATCTCGTTCGCGTTCTTCGGCGCCGGGATCGTGGTGATGGTCGCCTGCTCGCGGCTGGTCTACGCGATGTCCCGCGACGCGCGCTTCCCGGCGCACCGGCTGATGCGCCGCGTCGATCCCCGGACGAGCACACCGGTCCCGGCGACCGTGCTGATCCTCGTGCTCGGGTGCGTGCTGATGGTCGCGCTGCCCGGCGCGGCGCTGCTGGAACTGATCACGGCGTCGACGATCCTCCCCGCCCTCATCTACGGCGCGACGGTCGTGCTCTACCTGGCCGTGCGCGGCCGGTTGGCCCGCCGGAAGGGCGCCTTCGACCTCGGCGGCTTCGAACTGCCCGTCGCGGTCTGCGCGCTCGTGTGGACCCTGCTCGCGTTGTTCGTCCTCGTGACCCCGGGGGAGGCGCTGGTCCCCGTGGTGGTCGTGGCCGGACTGCTCGTCCTGGGCGGATTCTTCTTCCTCGGCCTGCTGGTCTTCGACCGTGCGGCGCTGGACACCGAGCCGGGCGGCGACATCCGCTGGTAGGCCGCACGGCCACCGGCCGAGGCCGATGGCCGTCGCCGACACGACAAAGCGCCGAGTCACGGGACCGTCCGTGACTCGGCGCTCTGGTTGTTACCGCCCGACGGTGCGAGGCTGGCGCGACAGGACGTTCGT comes from Streptomyces virginiae and encodes:
- a CDS encoding AMP-binding protein, yielding MTTESTQDDATARFLAARDFLLERRGDYEAAHAGFTWPRPHRFNWALDWFDHIAAGNDADALRIVEEDGTSQSLSFAELAERSNAAANWLRGQGVAPGDRILVMLGNQRELWEVMLGAMKLRAVVIPATPLLGPADLRDRVERGQVRHVIARDLDTAKFDEVPGDYTRIAVGDQVPDGWLRLADTAAADGDFTPDGETLATDPLMLYFTSGTTDRPKLVEHTHASYPIGHLSTMYWLGLRPGDVHLNIASPGWAKHAWSNLFAPWNAGATVFVHNYTRFDAERLMAEMDRHGVTTFCAPPTVWRMLIQSDLTKLARPPREAVAAGEPLNPEVIERVRAAWGVTIRDGFGQTETTLQVGNFPGVPVKPGSMGRPAPGYEIVLLDPVTGKESADEGELCVDLRTRPAGVTTGYRDDPERTAEAMADGLYRTGDIAARDADGYLTYVGRSDDVFKASDYKISPFELESALLEHEAVAEAAVVPAPDALRLAVPKAYVTLAGGWEPGPETARVLFEHSRAVLSPYKRIRRIEFAELPKTVSGKIRRVELRELTAAGSAGEYDEADLD
- a CDS encoding glutathione peroxidase yields the protein MSLYDIPLTTLSDEPTSLAAHKGKAILLVNTASQCGLTPQYSGLARLQFAYEAKGFTVIGVPCNQFGEQEPGSAEDIQTFCAAGFGVTFPMLEKSEVNGENRHPLYEELVKTPDAEGAAGDIQWNFEKFLISPAGEVVARFRPRTEPEAPEVIAAIEAHLPA
- the gcl gene encoding glyoxylate carboligase, which produces MPRMTAAAAAVEILKLEGVEQAFGVPGAAINPFYRELKNVGGIAHTLARHVEGASHMAEGYTRAKAGNIGVCIGTSGPAGTDMITGLYSAIADSIPILCITGQAPVSKLHKEDFQAVDIASIAKPVTKKATTVLEAAQVPGVFQEAFHLMRSGRPGPVLIDLPIDVQLTEIEFDPETYSPLPVYKPQATRAQAAKALQFLLESERPLIVAGGGIINADASDLLVEFAELVNVPVISTLMGWGTIPDDHELAAGMVGVQTAHRYGNATFLESDFVFGIGNRWANRHTGYNLDAYTKGRKFVHVDIEPTQLGKIFAPDFGIASDAKAALELFIEIAKELKAEGKLPDFSAWTASAQDRKATLQRRTHFDNIPLKPQRVYEEMNKAFGPETRYVTTIGLSQIAAAQFLHVYRPRNWINCGQAGPLGWTIPAAIGAATAEPETPIVALSGDYDFQFMIEELAVAAQHKVPYVHVLVNNAYLGLIRQAQGGLGINFEVNLEFENINTPELGVYGVDHVKVAEGLGVKAIRVTDPDKLGEAFEEAKKLAQEFQVPVVVEAILERITNIAMSKTVDMSDVTEFEELATEPGHAPTAIKALQV
- a CDS encoding APC family permease codes for the protein MTRASAGGQGGQGGSTGERGGDNADVELGGYRQELKRTLGSFQVFAISFAFISVAVGVFATYDEVLRSSGPVGIWLWPIAAVGQTLVALVVAQFAARIPLSGSSYQWASRLAGPRIGWWFGWLTFCYLAIAVVAIDNALASQAFMPLVGIAPDEGTARVITLVVLLIQAVLAIASTRLVGWINSAAVGLEVVLVVVVAIALAIAVAVTGGSDAGNLTSRGVAAHAPDYFGIGGGLMLAMIMGLATLVGFDSAANLAEEAKDPHRSVPRAIVGSVVAAGILGMVFLITLTLAIEDLPRISAEGSPVAAIMRDRLGAVAEQVLLVAISFAFFGAGIVVMVACSRLVYAMSRDARFPAHRLMRRVDPRTSTPVPATVLILVLGCVLMVALPGAALLELITASTILPALIYGATVVLYLAVRGRLARRKGAFDLGGFELPVAVCALVWTLLALFVLVTPGEALVPVVVVAGLLVLGGFFFLGLLVFDRAALDTEPGGDIRW